In Chloracidobacterium sp., the following proteins share a genomic window:
- a CDS encoding beta-lactamase family protein, with protein MSSEINRFLSERIEAGDFPSAVYLVAEKGEIVLHDALGYAVVEPERIEARKDTIYDLASLTKVLVTGLLTAILIEHDLLAFTDAVSEHLAEFDTDEKRGITVGQLLTHTSGLPAWLPLYLMAKRRADVRQTIADTPLAYASGERVVYSDLNFLTLQALIESVAGGTLDVIVREMLIQPLGLSDTSFGPIAERSRVAASETGNAFERATCIEKGFAIDDAEKGALREGVIWGEVHDGNAYFLGGVAGHAGLFSTATEVFRIAQQFLPKYSQLLAPKAGELFMSNFTAGMNEHRSFAFQLASTPDSAAGKQMSPQSFGHLGFTGTSLWIDPVKERVFILLSNRTHNHALPFVNLNGVRRRFHDLAIEFLDGK; from the coding sequence ATGAGTTCTGAGATCAATAGATTCCTTTCCGAGCGGATCGAGGCGGGTGATTTTCCGTCGGCGGTGTATCTCGTTGCGGAAAAGGGTGAGATCGTGCTGCATGATGCACTTGGCTACGCCGTCGTCGAGCCGGAGCGGATCGAGGCGAGGAAAGACACGATCTACGATCTGGCCAGCCTGACAAAGGTCCTGGTCACGGGCCTTTTGACGGCGATCCTGATCGAGCACGACCTACTCGCTTTTACCGATGCCGTGTCGGAGCATCTTGCGGAATTCGATACTGACGAAAAGCGAGGCATTACCGTCGGGCAGTTGCTCACGCATACATCGGGGCTGCCGGCGTGGCTGCCGCTGTATCTGATGGCGAAGCGCAGGGCTGATGTGCGGCAAACGATCGCTGACACGCCGCTCGCATACGCGAGTGGTGAACGAGTCGTTTACAGCGACCTGAACTTCCTTACCTTGCAAGCATTGATCGAGAGCGTGGCTGGCGGGACACTCGACGTGATCGTCCGCGAGATGCTCATACAGCCGCTCGGGCTTAGCGATACGAGCTTTGGCCCTATCGCCGAACGCAGTCGAGTGGCGGCCAGCGAAACAGGCAATGCGTTTGAACGAGCCACATGTATCGAGAAGGGCTTTGCGATCGATGACGCCGAAAAGGGTGCCTTGCGAGAAGGCGTGATCTGGGGCGAAGTGCACGACGGGAACGCATACTTTCTAGGTGGCGTGGCGGGGCACGCGGGGCTCTTTTCAACGGCGACGGAGGTGTTCAGGATCGCTCAGCAGTTCTTGCCGAAATATTCTCAATTGCTGGCCCCGAAGGCCGGCGAGTTGTTCATGTCCAACTTCACGGCAGGGATGAATGAACACCGGTCGTTTGCGTTTCAACTTGCATCGACACCGGATTCGGCAGCGGGGAAGCAGATGTCGCCGCAAAGCTTTGGGCATCTTGGATTTACGGGCACAAGCCTATGGATCGATCCGGTCAAGGAACGCGTCTTCATCCTTCTTTCAAACCGGACGCACAACCACGCGCTGCCGTTCGTGAACCTCAATGGCGTAAGGCGTCGTTTTCACGATCTTGCGATCGAGTTTCTCGACGGAAAATAA
- a CDS encoding VWA domain-containing protein — MKRILLSATFAIALVTAAIAQNDTTTRPRVAVTPSAPTITNDPYQGKTPSGPPVLAGRGTYPTASPTPPAEDDEIIRVETNLVTMPVSVLDRDGRFISGLQQRDFRIFENGVEQKIDYFQSVEQPFTVVLMIDVSPSTEFKINEIQDAASSFVNQLRPSDRVMVIAFDQDVHVLCPPTTNRNQMRSAIYSTQFGNGTSLYEAVDDVIRRQLSRIEGRKAVVLFSDGVDTTSRRAGYDDTLRATEEVDALFYTIRYDTSADMGVGRGGGGGYPPRTGGRVTLADILAGIILGGPMNTGSGRGGVNQGDYAKGKAYLESLANNSGGRPFEAKSIYNVDAAFSGIAEELRRQYSLGYYPESVGMVGDRRQIKIRVMRPNVVVRAKTSYIVGQQDRKIAGR, encoded by the coding sequence ATGAAAAGGATACTGCTCTCGGCGACATTCGCCATCGCGTTGGTAACGGCAGCGATCGCTCAGAATGACACGACGACGCGGCCGCGCGTTGCCGTGACGCCCTCGGCTCCGACGATCACGAACGATCCATATCAGGGTAAGACCCCTTCGGGGCCGCCGGTATTGGCCGGCCGCGGCACATACCCGACGGCGTCGCCTACTCCGCCGGCCGAGGATGACGAGATCATTCGTGTCGAGACGAACCTGGTGACGATGCCCGTCTCTGTGCTTGATCGCGACGGGCGATTCATCTCAGGGCTCCAGCAGCGGGATTTCAGGATATTTGAGAATGGCGTCGAGCAGAAGATCGATTATTTTCAATCCGTGGAGCAGCCTTTCACGGTTGTTCTGATGATCGATGTAAGCCCGTCAACTGAGTTTAAGATCAACGAGATTCAGGACGCAGCAAGCTCCTTTGTAAATCAACTGCGGCCGTCAGATCGCGTGATGGTGATCGCCTTCGATCAGGACGTTCATGTGCTGTGTCCGCCGACGACCAATCGGAATCAGATGCGGAGCGCGATATATTCGACCCAGTTTGGCAACGGCACGAGCCTTTATGAGGCCGTCGATGATGTCATTCGGCGCCAGCTAAGCCGCATCGAGGGGCGAAAGGCGGTGGTGTTATTTTCCGACGGCGTGGACACCACGTCTCGACGCGCAGGGTATGACGACACGCTGCGAGCAACGGAGGAGGTGGATGCTCTCTTTTACACGATCAGATACGATACGTCGGCTGACATGGGCGTGGGACGTGGCGGCGGCGGTGGATATCCACCGAGAACCGGCGGACGGGTTACCCTTGCCGATATCCTGGCCGGGATCATACTTGGCGGCCCGATGAATACCGGTAGCGGCCGGGGCGGCGTAAACCAGGGCGATTATGCCAAAGGCAAAGCCTATCTCGAATCTCTCGCTAACAACAGTGGCGGACGGCCGTTCGAGGCAAAGTCGATCTATAACGTGGATGCAGCGTTTTCCGGTATAGCCGAAGAGCTGCGGCGGCAGTATTCGCTTGGATACTATCCTGAATCGGTCGGCATGGTCGGCGACCGCCGTCAGATCAAGATCCGAGTTATGCGGCCCAATGTGGTTGTCCGGGCAAAGACCAGCTACATCGTCGGCCAACAGGATCGAAAAATAGCGGGGCGATAG
- a CDS encoding glucose-1-phosphate adenylyltransferase, protein MGRYDNVVAVILGGGAGSRLFPLTRERSKPAVPLGGTYRLIDVPVSNCINSEITQIFVLTQYNSASLNRHISRTYRFSSFSTGFVEVLAAEQTGDSEEWFQGTADAVRQMLPHLRDWRVDTLLILSGDHLYRMDYRNFLERHFSTGADLTVSVVPCRPDEAEGFGLLKTGDDGQLVEFKEKPKGDVLEAMRVDTTRLGLTPEEAEKRPFLASMGIYVFNYAKLVDLLEADVSWVDFGREIIPAAIGKYTVQAHLFKDYWEDIGTIRAFYEANLDLASPLPKFNFFDATAPIYTRSRYLPPSKLHDCEIDNSMVCEGCILKGVKVRNSIIGLRSRIDEGVKIEDSIVMGSDLLESMSELKYNVSVARPHIGIGANTTVRRAILDKNVRIGENVKLINRDEVMNYDAPDRSFYIRDRIIIVPKDGVIPDGTEI, encoded by the coding sequence GTGGGACGTTACGACAACGTGGTTGCGGTCATATTGGGCGGCGGAGCGGGCTCGCGGCTGTTTCCGTTGACGCGCGAACGTTCAAAGCCGGCCGTCCCGCTTGGCGGAACATATCGGCTGATCGACGTTCCTGTATCTAACTGCATCAATTCTGAGATCACCCAGATCTTCGTCCTTACACAGTATAATTCTGCGTCGCTAAATCGCCATATTTCAAGGACATACCGCTTTTCGAGCTTCTCTACCGGTTTTGTCGAGGTGCTCGCGGCCGAGCAGACCGGCGACAGTGAAGAGTGGTTCCAAGGCACGGCCGATGCCGTCCGCCAGATGCTGCCCCACCTGCGCGATTGGCGCGTAGATACGCTGCTGATACTGTCAGGCGACCATCTTTATCGGATGGACTATCGCAACTTCCTCGAACGTCATTTCTCCACCGGCGCCGATCTCACCGTCTCGGTCGTTCCGTGTCGGCCCGATGAGGCTGAAGGGTTCGGCCTGTTGAAAACCGGTGACGACGGACAGTTAGTAGAGTTCAAGGAAAAGCCAAAAGGAGACGTCCTTGAGGCGATGCGTGTCGATACGACGCGGCTCGGGCTTACGCCGGAGGAGGCCGAAAAGCGGCCTTTCCTGGCATCGATGGGCATATACGTTTTCAATTATGCTAAGCTCGTTGACCTGCTCGAAGCAGACGTTTCATGGGTTGATTTCGGCCGTGAGATCATACCGGCCGCGATAGGAAAATATACCGTCCAGGCACATCTCTTTAAAGATTACTGGGAAGACATCGGGACGATCCGCGCCTTCTACGAGGCAAATCTCGATCTTGCCTCACCGCTGCCGAAGTTCAACTTTTTTGACGCGACTGCCCCGATCTACACCCGCAGCCGCTACCTGCCGCCGTCAAAACTCCATGATTGCGAAATCGATAATTCGATGGTCTGTGAAGGCTGCATCCTGAAGGGCGTCAAAGTTCGTAATTCCATTATCGGCCTTCGGAGCCGCATCGATGAGGGCGTCAAAATCGAGGATTCGATCGTCATGGGCTCGGATCTGCTCGAATCGATGTCTGAGCTCAAATACAACGTGAGCGTCGCACGTCCGCACATCGGTATCGGTGCGAATACCACGGTTCGACGGGCGATTCTCGACAAAAATGTTCGTATTGGTGAGAATGTGAAGCTGATCAATCGCGATGAGGTCATGAATTATGACGCGCCGGACCGGTCATTCTATATTCGCGACCGGATCATCATCGTGCCGAAGGACGGCGTCATTCCCGATGGCACCGAGATCTAG
- a CDS encoding Gfo/Idh/MocA family oxidoreductase: protein MQETIDQLSAIRDLRVAAIGVGSLGRHHARNYSELSGKGRVELVGICDTDAPTASEIAQQNGCEAFADWRDLLGKVDAVSIATPTETHCEIACAFLEKGIHVLVEKPIALTLDEADRMIAAAAPSGAKLMVGQLERYNPAMVALRPHVTRPLYFEIHRVSPYPNRSLDVDVVLDVMIHDLDAVQWLVGEDVAVSAIHAVGIPVISDKVDAANARIEFENGCVANITASRIGTEKIRKTRFYQTNAYVVLDYATKFASLTSLNSNASHPLAGISIDRLEINDVEPLRAEILDFLDCIEKGKTPPVSGEDGRRALKLAVGVLDKIAEHFASLKV from the coding sequence ATGCAGGAAACCATCGATCAGCTATCCGCGATCCGCGATCTACGCGTCGCTGCTATCGGTGTCGGCAGTCTCGGCCGGCATCACGCGCGCAATTATTCAGAGCTGTCGGGCAAAGGGCGTGTCGAGCTTGTTGGGATTTGCGATACCGACGCACCGACGGCGAGCGAGATCGCTCAACAGAATGGCTGTGAGGCGTTTGCTGATTGGCGCGACCTGCTTGGCAAGGTGGATGCGGTCTCGATCGCGACGCCGACCGAGACGCATTGCGAGATCGCGTGCGCGTTTCTCGAAAAGGGAATTCACGTTCTGGTCGAAAAGCCGATCGCTCTAACGCTCGACGAGGCGGACAGAATGATCGCCGCGGCAGCACCGTCGGGTGCGAAGCTGATGGTCGGCCAGCTTGAACGGTATAATCCGGCGATGGTCGCACTGAGGCCGCACGTGACCAGGCCGCTTTATTTTGAGATACACCGCGTGTCGCCGTATCCCAACCGGTCGCTCGATGTGGACGTTGTGCTAGATGTGATGATCCATGACCTCGACGCCGTTCAGTGGCTGGTGGGCGAGGACGTTGCGGTTTCGGCAATACACGCTGTTGGAATTCCTGTGATCTCGGACAAGGTCGATGCGGCGAATGCCCGCATCGAATTCGAGAATGGCTGTGTAGCGAACATCACCGCCTCACGCATCGGGACCGAGAAGATACGCAAGACGCGCTTCTATCAGACTAACGCCTACGTCGTGCTCGATTATGCGACGAAATTTGCGTCGCTCACGTCACTGAACTCCAACGCATCGCACCCGCTCGCAGGCATCTCGATAGATCGACTTGAGATCAATGACGTCGAGCCGCTGCGGGCCGAGATACTCGATTTTCTTGATTGTATCGAGAAAGGAAAGACGCCGCCCGTCTCAGGCGAGGATGGACGGCGTGCATTGAAATTAGCGGTTGGCGTGCTGGATAAGATCGCCGAACACTTCGCAAGCCTAAAGGTCTAG
- a CDS encoding VWA domain-containing protein produces MSLAHFVVSLSLTVALAAASFAQAGRGTVGSGTKSNERAAATPTPPPEPVAPLEAAGISADDDVIRVNTQLVSIPVRVMDKKGRFIGGLSRDDFRAVEDGVEQDIAMFSNENESFTVALVLDMSYSTTFKIAEIQAAAIAFIGQLRPQDRVMVVSFDQDVHMLCEATSDRNAIYRAIRSTKISTGTSLYEAVDLVMNDRLRHIEGRKAIILFTDGVDTTSRRASDRGNLDDAMELDALIYPIRYDTFADVQTMRAGTQPTVDIPLPGGTTLPVKIPVRVEPNVSTQGTTPEEYQRAREYLDQMAYRTGGRLYEAMTIDNLAAAYARIASELREFYSIGYYPKNERVPGKRTTIKVRVSRPGVSVRTRDGYVIPKRTRVLTR; encoded by the coding sequence ATGAGCCTTGCGCATTTCGTCGTGTCTTTGTCTCTCACGGTTGCTCTGGCGGCGGCTTCATTCGCGCAGGCCGGCCGCGGAACGGTCGGTAGCGGGACAAAGAGCAATGAGCGAGCGGCCGCGACGCCCACGCCCCCGCCGGAACCTGTGGCCCCGCTTGAGGCCGCGGGAATATCGGCCGATGACGACGTCATACGCGTCAATACCCAACTCGTTTCTATTCCCGTTCGTGTGATGGACAAAAAAGGGCGATTCATCGGAGGGCTCTCCCGAGATGATTTCCGTGCCGTTGAAGATGGCGTCGAGCAGGACATCGCCATGTTCTCGAACGAGAATGAATCGTTTACGGTCGCCTTGGTCCTCGACATGAGCTATTCGACGACGTTCAAGATCGCCGAGATACAAGCGGCCGCGATCGCGTTTATTGGCCAATTGAGGCCGCAGGACAGGGTCATGGTCGTGTCGTTCGATCAGGACGTGCATATGCTTTGTGAGGCGACCAGCGACCGTAATGCTATCTACAGGGCGATCCGCAGTACGAAGATATCGACCGGCACCAGCCTCTACGAGGCAGTAGATCTCGTGATGAATGACCGCCTGCGCCATATCGAGGGCCGTAAGGCGATCATCCTCTTTACGGATGGCGTTGATACGACCAGCCGCCGGGCCAGCGACCGAGGTAATCTGGACGACGCTATGGAACTCGACGCGCTGATCTACCCGATCAGGTATGACACCTTTGCCGACGTCCAGACGATGAGAGCGGGGACGCAGCCGACGGTCGATATTCCTTTACCGGGAGGAACGACGCTTCCCGTCAAGATACCGGTCAGGGTCGAACCGAACGTCTCGACCCAAGGGACGACCCCTGAGGAATATCAGCGTGCGAGGGAATATCTTGACCAGATGGCCTACAGGACCGGCGGCCGTTTATACGAGGCGATGACGATCGATAATCTCGCCGCCGCATATGCCCGGATCGCGAGCGAATTGCGCGAATTTTACAGCATCGGCTACTACCCGAAGAATGAACGGGTGCCCGGCAAGAGAACGACCATCAAGGTGCGTGTCAGCCGTCCGGGCGTGTCAGTACGGACCCGTGACGGTTACGTAATACCAAAGAGGACGAGGGTCCTTACCCGCTAG
- a CDS encoding glycosyltransferase family 39 protein — MTKSAISNPRPAILSVLVVMLALAAYFSGLSMPFLGPDEPRYAQVAREMLERGDWFTPTLGGHTWFEKPVLLYWLEIVFFKLFGVNEFAARIGPTLCGLGTVVSLWFLGRAESSERRTAITFALIGASTLSIIGFSHGASFDIVVTFPITAALTGYFIFDRAESKPTVPLALFYFFVGLALLAKGLIGIVIPFGVIGLYHLLSRRLPSRKFLISLSWGLILTAAVAATWYLPVYLRHGWPFIDEFFVQHHFQRFTSNKYQHPQPFYFYLWVLPLMTLPWLPFFFGGLWSLLQTALGRRTTDASSPLLLFLLSWLVVPLAFFSFSGSKLPGYILPAVPAAIALAGCFISDRSSAKKGWRLATIAIACAAFVFVIFLAQVAAPRYADGDSVKGLIEAAAARGYASDRVFGLQTVSHSAEFYAAGRLLRAPDGSQKELETPADLRSEMQRTGLDRVLVLVPLQRLDQLTSSGEVRVDLIRDNGEIAIVAVTAGDH; from the coding sequence ATGACAAAATCAGCGATTAGCAATCCCCGACCCGCAATACTAAGCGTCCTTGTAGTGATGCTTGCCCTCGCGGCCTATTTTTCGGGCCTTTCGATGCCGTTTTTGGGCCCGGACGAGCCGCGATATGCACAGGTCGCACGCGAGATGCTCGAGCGGGGCGATTGGTTTACGCCGACGCTCGGCGGCCACACGTGGTTTGAGAAGCCGGTCTTGCTCTATTGGCTCGAGATCGTCTTCTTCAAGCTGTTTGGCGTAAACGAGTTTGCCGCCCGCATCGGACCGACTCTTTGTGGCCTTGGAACGGTGGTTTCGCTTTGGTTTCTGGGCCGCGCAGAGAGCAGCGAACGGCGAACTGCAATTACCTTCGCGCTGATCGGCGCTTCGACGCTGAGCATTATCGGCTTCTCGCATGGTGCAAGTTTTGACATCGTCGTTACGTTCCCGATCACGGCGGCGCTGACGGGCTATTTCATTTTTGACCGTGCCGAAAGCAAACCAACGGTGCCACTCGCGTTGTTCTACTTCTTCGTCGGCCTGGCACTGTTGGCAAAAGGCTTGATCGGCATCGTCATTCCATTTGGCGTGATCGGCCTCTATCACTTGCTGTCCCGCCGCCTGCCGAGTCGGAAGTTTCTTATCAGCCTGTCGTGGGGCCTTATTTTGACGGCCGCCGTCGCGGCCACATGGTATCTGCCCGTGTATCTTCGCCACGGATGGCCCTTTATCGACGAGTTCTTTGTCCAGCACCATTTTCAGCGGTTCACGTCAAACAAGTACCAGCATCCGCAGCCGTTCTACTTCTATCTCTGGGTACTGCCTCTGATGACGCTGCCATGGCTCCCCTTCTTTTTCGGCGGCCTCTGGTCATTGCTGCAAACGGCTTTGGGCCGGCGAACAACTGACGCTTCTTCGCCGCTCCTTCTCTTTTTGCTGTCCTGGCTCGTCGTCCCGCTTGCCTTCTTCTCCTTTTCCGGCTCAAAGCTGCCCGGCTACATTCTGCCTGCCGTCCCCGCTGCCATCGCGTTGGCGGGTTGCTTTATTAGCGACCGATCATCCGCGAAGAAGGGCTGGAGGCTCGCGACAATCGCGATCGCTTGCGCTGCGTTCGTGTTTGTTATCTTCCTTGCACAGGTGGCGGCCCCACGCTACGCCGACGGCGATAGCGTAAAGGGCCTGATCGAGGCCGCCGCCGCTCGCGGGTATGCGAGCGACCGCGTTTTTGGCCTTCAGACTGTGTCGCACAGCGCCGAATTCTACGCCGCCGGCCGCCTGCTCCGCGCACCGGACGGATCCCAGAAAGAACTTGAAACACCGGCCGACCTCCGTTCCGAAATGCAGAGAACCGGCCTCGATCGTGTCCTCGTACTTGTTCCGCTGCAACGCCTCGACCAACTCACATCATCCGGCGAAGTCCGAGTTGACCTTATTCGCGACAACGGCGAAATAGCTATCGTCGCGGTAACGGCTGGCGATCACTAG
- a CDS encoding transglycosylase domain-containing protein — MLFFILAGAIALWLLYELVTFPNISSLRTENPTTTSMIEYRISEAVAEGREPRKYMIWTPIEQISPNLQRAVLAGEDARFFQHDGFDWDAIQKAWDEAVKEGEKEAREECEAEATNKQEKKDCKPSDDDWIPPLPSFKRGASTVTQQLAKNLFLSEDRNFLRKGREAVYTYFLERELSKKRILELYLNVIEWGDGIYGAEAASRNYFRKSASELTAQDAAYLAAMIPSPLNVFNPSKNRKRVVRRQRVILRGMNSIKLEYAGK; from the coding sequence ATGCTCTTTTTCATACTCGCCGGGGCGATCGCGCTCTGGCTGCTGTATGAATTGGTCACCTTTCCGAATATCTCGAGCCTCAGGACCGAGAATCCGACGACGACCTCGATGATCGAATATCGGATATCAGAAGCCGTTGCTGAGGGACGCGAGCCGCGCAAATATATGATCTGGACGCCCATCGAGCAGATCTCGCCCAATCTGCAGCGTGCCGTTCTGGCCGGCGAGGATGCGAGATTCTTCCAGCACGACGGCTTTGACTGGGATGCGATCCAAAAGGCATGGGATGAGGCAGTTAAGGAAGGCGAAAAGGAAGCCCGCGAAGAATGCGAGGCCGAGGCTACTAACAAGCAGGAAAAGAAGGACTGCAAACCGAGCGATGACGACTGGATACCGCCGCTGCCGAGTTTTAAGCGGGGGGCATCGACCGTGACCCAGCAGTTGGCAAAGAACCTCTTCCTGTCGGAGGACCGCAACTTCCTGCGGAAAGGCCGCGAGGCCGTTTACACTTATTTTCTTGAGCGTGAATTGTCAAAAAAACGGATCCTTGAACTTTACCTCAATGTTATCGAATGGGGTGATGGCATCTACGGGGCCGAAGCCGCGTCTCGCAATTATTTTCGCAAGAGTGCGTCTGAACTGACGGCCCAGGACGCCGCTTATCTTGCAGCGATGATCCCGTCGCCGCTAAACGTATTCAATCCGTCAAAAAACAGAAAACGCGTTGTCCGGCGACAACGCGTCATCCTGCGCGGCATGAACTCTATCAAGCTCGAGTATGCAGGCAAATAG
- a CDS encoding four helix bundle protein, whose product MQENPLKTKSYAFALRIIKLYKHLASEGKERVLSKQILRSGTSIGANIVEANRGQSKGDFVHKLSIALKEADETEYWINLLRDSEFITESQAASILADCLELQKMLTASIKTAKTNA is encoded by the coding sequence ATGCAAGAGAATCCACTTAAAACCAAATCCTATGCATTCGCCCTACGGATCATTAAGCTCTACAAGCATTTGGCATCGGAGGGCAAGGAGCGTGTTCTATCGAAGCAGATACTGCGTTCAGGCACCTCTATCGGTGCGAACATTGTCGAAGCGAATCGAGGGCAGTCAAAGGGAGATTTTGTTCATAAACTCTCAATTGCCTTGAAAGAGGCTGATGAGACAGAGTATTGGATAAACTTGCTGCGTGACAGCGAGTTCATCACGGAGTCACAGGCAGCCTCAATTCTTGCTGACTGCCTTGAACTGCAAAAAATGCTGACTGCCTCGATCAAAACAGCAAAAACGAATGCGTAA